In Equus asinus isolate D_3611 breed Donkey chromosome 13, EquAss-T2T_v2, whole genome shotgun sequence, one DNA window encodes the following:
- the ICAM2 gene encoding intercellular adhesion molecule 2 isoform X2, with the protein MTWKVNCSTNCTEPEMGGLETSLTKNLLDEQAQWKQFLVSNVSQDIDLHCYFICSGEQQLKTLNIGTSYLLEQVLLKLQPTRVAVGTWFTIECRVPAVEAFESLTLILLRGKETLHRKTFEKTPGPQEAVATYQRLAHRNDSHHNFSCRAELSLHSHSRDVIFRISEPRMLDVYEPMQDNQMVIIITVVSVLLFLFVTSILLCFVLGQHWRQNRRGGETEAQRG; encoded by the exons ATGACCTGGAAGGTCAACTGCAGTACCAACTGCACCGAGCCTGAGATGGGTGGCCTGGAGACCAGCCTAACCAAGAATCTGCTGGATGAACAAGCTCAGTGGAAGCAGTTCTTGGTCTCCAATGTCTCCCAAGACATTGACTTGCATTGCTACTTCATCTGCTCCGGGGAACAGCAGTTAAAGACTCTGAACATCGGCACGTCCT ACCTTCTGGAGCAGGTGCTGCTGAAGCTGCAGCCCACTCGGGTGGCTGTGGGCACATGGTTCACCATCGAGTGTAGGGTGCCCGCTGTGGAAGCCTTTGAGAGCCTAACCCTCATCTTGCTCCGTGGTAAAGAGACTCTGCACAGAAAAACCTTCGAGAAGACACCAGGCCCCCAAGAGGCCGTAGCCACGTACCAGAGGCTAGCTCACAGGAACGACAGCCACCACAACTTCTCCTGCAGAGCCGAACTGTCCCTGCATTCTCACAGCAGGGACGTGATTTTCCGTATCTCAGAGCCCCGGATGCTTGACGTCTATG agcccatGCAGGACAACCAGATGGTCATCATCATCACGGTCGTGTCGGTGCTGCTGTTCTTGTTTGTGACATCCATTCTGCTGTGCTTTGTCCTCGGCCAGCACTGGCGCCAGAATCGGAGGG gtggggaaactgaggctcaaagaggttga
- the ICAM2 gene encoding intercellular adhesion molecule 2 isoform X3: MSPCGCWGLPVVLLALLCCPGSCETAFEVYVQSEVLTVESGMTWKVNCSTNCTEPEMGGLETSLTKNLLDEQAQWKQFLVSNVSQDIDLHCYFICSGEQQLKTLNIGTSYLLEQVLLKLQPTRVAVGTWFTIECRVPAVEAFESLTLILLRGKETLHRKTFEKTPGPQEAVATYQRLAHRNDSHHNFSCRAELSLHSHSRDVIFRISEPRMLDVYGGETEAQRG, translated from the exons ATGTCCCCTTGTGGTTGCTGGGGCCTGCCGGTGGTCCTCCTCGCCCTGCTCTGCTGCCCAG GGTCTTGTGAGACGGCGTTTGAGGTATACGTGCAGTCAGAGGTGCTGACGGTGGAATCCGGAATGACCTGGAAGGTCAACTGCAGTACCAACTGCACCGAGCCTGAGATGGGTGGCCTGGAGACCAGCCTAACCAAGAATCTGCTGGATGAACAAGCTCAGTGGAAGCAGTTCTTGGTCTCCAATGTCTCCCAAGACATTGACTTGCATTGCTACTTCATCTGCTCCGGGGAACAGCAGTTAAAGACTCTGAACATCGGCACGTCCT ACCTTCTGGAGCAGGTGCTGCTGAAGCTGCAGCCCACTCGGGTGGCTGTGGGCACATGGTTCACCATCGAGTGTAGGGTGCCCGCTGTGGAAGCCTTTGAGAGCCTAACCCTCATCTTGCTCCGTGGTAAAGAGACTCTGCACAGAAAAACCTTCGAGAAGACACCAGGCCCCCAAGAGGCCGTAGCCACGTACCAGAGGCTAGCTCACAGGAACGACAGCCACCACAACTTCTCCTGCAGAGCCGAACTGTCCCTGCATTCTCACAGCAGGGACGTGATTTTCCGTATCTCAGAGCCCCGGATGCTTGACGTCTATG gtggggaaactgaggctcaaagaggttga
- the ICAM2 gene encoding intercellular adhesion molecule 2 isoform X1, whose translation MSPCGCWGLPVVLLALLCCPGSCETAFEVYVQSEVLTVESGMTWKVNCSTNCTEPEMGGLETSLTKNLLDEQAQWKQFLVSNVSQDIDLHCYFICSGEQQLKTLNIGTSYLLEQVLLKLQPTRVAVGTWFTIECRVPAVEAFESLTLILLRGKETLHRKTFEKTPGPQEAVATYQRLAHRNDSHHNFSCRAELSLHSHSRDVIFRISEPRMLDVYEPMQDNQMVIIITVVSVLLFLFVTSILLCFVLGQHWRQNRRGGETEAQRG comes from the exons ATGTCCCCTTGTGGTTGCTGGGGCCTGCCGGTGGTCCTCCTCGCCCTGCTCTGCTGCCCAG GGTCTTGTGAGACGGCGTTTGAGGTATACGTGCAGTCAGAGGTGCTGACGGTGGAATCCGGAATGACCTGGAAGGTCAACTGCAGTACCAACTGCACCGAGCCTGAGATGGGTGGCCTGGAGACCAGCCTAACCAAGAATCTGCTGGATGAACAAGCTCAGTGGAAGCAGTTCTTGGTCTCCAATGTCTCCCAAGACATTGACTTGCATTGCTACTTCATCTGCTCCGGGGAACAGCAGTTAAAGACTCTGAACATCGGCACGTCCT ACCTTCTGGAGCAGGTGCTGCTGAAGCTGCAGCCCACTCGGGTGGCTGTGGGCACATGGTTCACCATCGAGTGTAGGGTGCCCGCTGTGGAAGCCTTTGAGAGCCTAACCCTCATCTTGCTCCGTGGTAAAGAGACTCTGCACAGAAAAACCTTCGAGAAGACACCAGGCCCCCAAGAGGCCGTAGCCACGTACCAGAGGCTAGCTCACAGGAACGACAGCCACCACAACTTCTCCTGCAGAGCCGAACTGTCCCTGCATTCTCACAGCAGGGACGTGATTTTCCGTATCTCAGAGCCCCGGATGCTTGACGTCTATG agcccatGCAGGACAACCAGATGGTCATCATCATCACGGTCGTGTCGGTGCTGCTGTTCTTGTTTGTGACATCCATTCTGCTGTGCTTTGTCCTCGGCCAGCACTGGCGCCAGAATCGGAGGG gtggggaaactgaggctcaaagaggttga
- the PRR29 gene encoding proline-rich protein 29, translating into MASGPGGSWSRPPPQGAAPTPWVTVLQPVPWAVPPPPPQPGRVKEDLLELMMLQNAQMHQLLLSRLVAAALNPGPALPHPQVYLEGHQEEYEEEEDMRVQEEGPVVFHHHYLPCPRPLLGPLLPWPGSFLFPPPHQSHLQDTAKIEHHPPASRKRGTRLVPPPPPPSATGTVGADVLPASDYYDAESLP; encoded by the exons ATGGCCTCGGGGCCTGGAGGGAGCTGGAGTCGTCCCCCACCACAGGGTGCAGCCCCTACG ccctgggtgACCGTCCTGCAGCCCGTCCCATGGGCCGTCCCACCTCCGCCTCCGCAGCCGGGCCGTGTGAAGGAAG ACCTGCTGGAGCTGATGATGCTGCAGAACGCGCAGATGCACCAGCTGCTGCTGAGTCGCCTGGTGGCAGCGGCGCTCAATCCCGGGCCCGCCTTGCCCCACCCGCAG GTCTACCTGGAAGGCCACCAGGAGGAgtatgaggaggaggaggacatgcGAGTCCAGGAGGAAGGGCCTGTGGTGTTCCACCACCACTACCTGCCCTGCCCGAGGCCCCTTCTGGGCCCCCTGCTACCCTGGCCGggctctttccttttccctcccccacATCAGTCCCACTTGCAGGACACGGCCAAGATTGAGCAccaccctcctgcctccaggaaaaGGGGGAC GAGACtcgtgcccccacccccaccccccagtgcCACAGGGACTGTGGGTGCGGATGTACTCCCAGCTTCAG ACTACTATGATGCCGAGAGCCTACCATGA